In Methanothermus fervidus DSM 2088, a single genomic region encodes these proteins:
- a CDS encoding carbamoyl-phosphate synthase small subunit (COGs: COG0505 Carbamoylphosphate synthase small subunit~InterPro IPR002474: IPR017926: IPR000991: IPR001317: IPR 011702: IPR006220: IPR006274~KEGG: mth:MTH998 carbamoyl phosphate synthase small subunit~PFAM: Carbamoyl-phosphate synthase small chain; glutamine amidotransferase class-I~SPTR: O27079 Carbamoyl-phosphate synthase small chain~TIGRFAM: carbamoyl-phosphate synthase, small subunit~PFAM: Carbamoyl-phosphate synthase small chain, CPSase domain; Glutamine amidotransferase class-I~TIGRFAM: carbamoyl-phosphate synthase, small subunit): MMEAKLVLEDGTVIHGKGFGSETTKFGELIFCTSMTGYVESLTDPSYKGHILMMTYPLIGNYGVNPEWYQSDGIKAEGLVIRELCQQPSHYACESNLSKFLEDYGIPGICEVDTRALTIKIRKIGSLKGAISTEDISDKELLSMVREYPDITEIDLVDEVSTKKPKFFGEGNRTLVILDCGVKRNIIRSFVERKTQVILLPYHAAPTEILEYDPDAVLVSNGPGDPRRVKNVIYTIKKLSNKLPIFGICLGHQLISLAFGAKIFKMKFGHRGSNHPVKDIESGEVYITSQNHGFAVDISSSDLPIEITQINLNDGTIEGIKHKELPILSVQYHPEAGPGPYDTRWLFDKFIKIMDEY, translated from the coding sequence ATGATGGAAGCAAAACTAGTATTGGAAGATGGTACAGTTATACATGGAAAAGGTTTTGGTAGTGAAACAACAAAATTTGGAGAATTAATATTTTGTACATCCATGACAGGCTACGTGGAATCACTTACAGATCCATCATATAAAGGACATATATTAATGATGACTTATCCATTAATAGGAAATTACGGTGTAAATCCTGAATGGTATCAATCTGATGGTATAAAGGCAGAAGGTTTAGTCATTAGAGAACTATGTCAACAACCTTCTCATTATGCATGTGAAAGTAATTTATCAAAATTTTTGGAAGATTATGGAATTCCAGGAATATGTGAAGTCGATACGAGAGCATTGACAATTAAAATAAGAAAAATTGGAAGCTTAAAAGGAGCTATAAGTACAGAAGATATTTCAGACAAAGAATTATTAAGTATGGTACGTGAATATCCTGATATTACTGAAATAGATCTTGTTGATGAAGTATCAACTAAAAAACCTAAATTTTTTGGTGAAGGAAATAGAACTTTAGTAATTTTAGATTGTGGTGTCAAAAGAAACATAATAAGATCTTTTGTTGAAAGAAAAACACAAGTAATTTTGCTTCCTTATCATGCCGCGCCGACCGAAATATTAGAATATGATCCAGACGCTGTTTTAGTCTCAAACGGTCCTGGAGATCCTAGAAGAGTAAAGAATGTCATTTACACAATTAAAAAATTGTCAAACAAATTACCTATTTTTGGAATATGCTTAGGTCATCAACTAATTTCTTTAGCTTTTGGAGCTAAAATATTTAAAATGAAATTTGGACACAGAGGATCAAATCATCCTGTAAAAGACATTGAAAGTGGAGAGGTATATATAACTTCACAAAATCATGGTTTTGCTGTGGATATTTCATCTTCAGATCTCCCAATAGAAATAACACAAATTAATCTTAATGATGGTACTATAGAAGGCATTAAACATAAAGAATTACCGATATTGAGTGTCCAATATCATCCAGAGGCTGGTCCTGGACCATATGATACTAGGTGGTTATTTGACAAATTTATTAAGATTATGGATGAATATTGA
- a CDS encoding response regulator receiver protein (COGs: COG2099 Precorrin-6x reductase~InterPro IPR001789: IPR003723~KEGG: mst:Msp_1205 CbiJ~PFAM: Precorrin-6x reductase CbiJ/CobK~SPTR: Q2NF17 CbiJ~TIGRFAM: precorrin-6x reductase~PFAM: Precorrin-6x reductase CbiJ/CobK~TIGRFAM: precorrin-6x reductase) — MILVMSGTVNGNKIIKRLKNKFKIVATTTTNYGANLAKNSGADEVISRPLDKDDLVELINKKDVKVLIDATHPFAKEATKNAIDACEKTGIRYIRFERPSINYKHPNVIYVDSFDEAGEIAAKIDGKVMHLAGVSTLPKIVKYLDNNKLVVRVLPWPDSIKKCLKLGIPPKNIIAMYGVFSKKLNMALIEEYEAEAIITKDSGKEGGLKNKVDAALELDTKVIIVKRPVIKKLKNKVVCKSLEEIERILANVYN, encoded by the coding sequence ATGATATTAGTAATGAGTGGAACCGTTAATGGCAATAAAATAATAAAAAGGCTAAAAAATAAATTTAAAATTGTTGCAACGACGACTACAAATTATGGTGCCAATCTAGCAAAAAATTCTGGTGCAGATGAAGTAATAAGTAGGCCGCTAGACAAAGACGATTTAGTTGAATTAATTAATAAAAAAGATGTTAAAGTTTTAATTGATGCTACTCATCCCTTTGCTAAAGAAGCGACTAAAAATGCAATAGATGCATGTGAAAAAACAGGAATTAGATACATACGTTTTGAAAGGCCTTCTATTAATTATAAACATCCTAATGTAATATATGTAGATTCATTTGATGAGGCGGGTGAAATTGCAGCGAAAATTGATGGGAAAGTAATGCATTTAGCTGGCGTGTCTACATTGCCTAAAATTGTTAAATATTTAGATAATAATAAACTTGTAGTTAGAGTATTGCCATGGCCAGATTCTATCAAAAAATGTCTAAAATTGGGAATTCCTCCAAAAAACATTATTGCAATGTATGGAGTATTCTCAAAAAAATTAAATATGGCATTAATAGAAGAATATGAAGCAGAAGCCATTATCACAAAAGACAGTGGTAAAGAAGGTGGATTAAAAAATAAAGTAGATGCTGCATTAGAACTCGATACCAAAGTTATAATAGTCAAAAGACCTGTAATAAAAAAGCTAAAAAATAAAGTGGTCTGCAAGAGTTTAGAAGAAATTGAAAGAATCTTAGCTAACGTATATAATTAG
- a CDS encoding molybdenum cofactor synthesis domain protein (COGs: COG0303 Molybdopterin biosynthesis enzyme~InterPro IPR005110: IPR001453: IPR005111: IPR008284: IPR 020817~KEGG: mth:MTH1003 molybdenum cofactor biosynthesis protein MoeA~PFAM: MoeA domain protein domain I and II; molybdopterin binding domain; MoeA domain protein domain IV~SPTR: O27084 Molybdenum cofactor biosynthesis protein MoeA~TIGRFAM: molybdenum cofactor synthesis domain protein~PFAM: Probable molybdopterin binding domain; MoeA N-terminal region (domain I and II); MoeA C-terminal region (domain IV)~TIGRFAM: molybdenum cofactor synthesis domain), protein MTSEYLQTVELDKAKKIVEELFTNFYTTKIEKINIERAHGRVLAENVYSPIDLPPFDRATRDGFAVKASDTFGANEENPVKLKCIENIEAGYIPKNTITEGHCARISTGALIPSGSDAVVMVEFTEKKNNDILIYKSVYPGQYIAKKGSDIKKGELLLKKNTILSPDKIGALSAVGIKEIPVYSKPKIAVISTGNELIELSENLKKGKIFDVNSYSIAASIEECGAKAINLGIVKDNYEDIKNMILKGLKVADIVVISGGTSAGKGDIVAEVIDDMGEVILHGIAMKPGKPTIIGKINSKIIIGLPGYPVSALIVFRVLIAPILCKITKAFKLKEKIVRLPISQRFHSTRGRLEFALVSIENNKAVPILKDSGAIASLAMSDGYIEIPKNVEIIEKNEKVEVKIF, encoded by the coding sequence GTGACATCTGAATATCTTCAGACTGTAGAATTAGACAAGGCAAAAAAAATTGTTGAGGAGCTTTTCACAAATTTTTACACTACTAAAATTGAAAAAATTAACATAGAACGTGCTCACGGGAGAGTATTGGCAGAGAATGTATATTCACCTATTGATCTTCCACCATTTGATAGAGCTACACGGGATGGATTCGCTGTAAAAGCTAGTGATACATTTGGTGCAAATGAAGAAAATCCAGTTAAATTAAAATGTATTGAAAATATTGAAGCTGGTTACATTCCAAAAAATACAATTACTGAAGGACATTGTGCTAGAATAAGTACGGGGGCGTTAATACCATCAGGATCTGATGCTGTAGTAATGGTAGAATTCACTGAGAAAAAAAACAACGATATATTAATTTATAAAAGCGTTTATCCAGGCCAATATATCGCAAAAAAGGGATCTGATATCAAAAAAGGAGAATTACTCCTCAAAAAAAATACAATATTATCTCCAGATAAAATAGGGGCTTTGAGTGCTGTTGGGATTAAAGAAATACCTGTGTATTCAAAGCCAAAAATTGCAGTAATATCCACAGGAAATGAGTTAATAGAATTATCTGAAAATCTTAAAAAAGGAAAAATTTTTGATGTTAATAGTTATAGTATAGCAGCTTCTATAGAAGAATGTGGTGCAAAAGCAATCAATCTTGGAATTGTTAAGGATAATTATGAGGATATAAAAAACATGATATTAAAAGGATTAAAGGTTGCAGACATAGTTGTAATTTCTGGAGGCACATCTGCAGGAAAAGGTGATATCGTAGCAGAGGTAATTGATGATATGGGGGAAGTGATATTACATGGTATTGCGATGAAGCCCGGTAAACCAACTATAATTGGTAAGATAAATTCTAAAATCATAATAGGGTTACCAGGATATCCAGTATCTGCATTAATTGTTTTTAGAGTGTTAATAGCACCTATCCTCTGTAAAATAACAAAAGCTTTTAAATTGAAAGAAAAAATTGTCAGGTTGCCTATTTCACAAAGATTTCATTCTACTAGGGGAAGATTAGAATTTGCTTTAGTCAGTATAGAAAACAATAAAGCAGTTCCAATATTAAAAGATTCAGGTGCTATAGCATCATTGGCAATGTCTGATGGATATATAGAAATTCCTAAAAATGTGGAAATTATAGAAAAAAATGAAAAAGTGGAAGTAAAAATATTCTAA
- a CDS encoding calcium-translocating P-type ATPase, PMCA-type (COGs: COG0474 Cation transport ATPase~InterPro IPR018303: IPR004014: IPR008250: IPR005834: IPR 006068: IPR001757: IPR000695: IPR006408~KEGG: mth:MTH1001 cation-transporting P-ATPase PacL~PFAM: E1-E2 ATPase-associated domain protein; cation transporting ATPase domain protein; Haloacid dehalogenase domain protein hydrolase~SPTR: O27082 Cation-transporting P-ATPase PacL~TIGRFAM: calcium-translocating P-type ATPase, PMCA-type; ATPase, P-type (transporting), HAD superfamily, subfamily IC~PFAM: E1-E2 ATPase; Cation transporting ATPase, C-terminus; Cation transporter/ATPase, N-terminus; haloacid dehalogenase-like hydrolase~TIGRFAM: plasma-membrane calcium-translocating P-type ATPase; ATPase, P-type (transporting), HAD superfamily, subfamily IC; potassium and/or sodium efflux P-type ATPase, fungal-type): MEKLASMNTQEILKKFKSKETGLSEQEAKKRLKKFGKNELIERKVSPFRQFISQFMEYPMVILLVASIISWFVGDILDATVILAVVFINAVVGFIQEYKAEAAMEKLKKLISPEAVVIRNGKKRYIPSSELVPGDIVIIREGDTVPADLCILDASNLTIDESSITGESVPVKKADNPKNAKNTKDLIVYMQSKVVSGWGKGVVIATGMNTEVGKIAEVIQEKEEKTPLQKRIAKLSKTLSAFALSVCVLVFILQTLKGLPIFKTFLTAVALAVAAVPEGLPAVLTLTLALGMQKMAKNNAIIRKLLAVETLGSCNVICTDKTGTLTKNEMRVRESYLLSENAFKVCTLCNNATINEKAIGDPTEIALLHFAKEKGYKKEDLEKKYPRIKEIPFDSSRKMMSTIHKKGSNYYVFTKGAPEVVLKKCKYFESNGKVQKLEEEDIKEFKYVIKKMANKALRVMALAYKKTTELNGFEEDLIFLGFVGMMDPPRKEVFEAIKLCKKAGIDIVMITGDHKDTAFAIAKELGILNDKDKILTGEELDRMSDKEFESIVEDIKVYARTLPRQKLRIVKALQKKGYIVAMTGDGVNDAPALKKASIGVAMGSGTDVAKDTADMVLQDDNFATIVFAIKEGRTIFANIRRFVKFQLSTNIGAILSILSSSIADLPTPFTPIQILWINIIMDGPLAQALGLEPPEKDIMAKKPVKRDILSSKYLTEILYSGVIMAIGTLLIYYFYLNKFPSKAVTVAFTTFVFFQLFNVFNCKSNEPGNKFLLIALLASILLQIIIVYNSFMQKIFGTTSLLPFDWLFIVLVSSTILINKLLRRKKYDISNEWNR, from the coding sequence ATGGAAAAGCTAGCTTCTATGAATACTCAAGAGATTTTAAAAAAATTTAAATCAAAGGAAACAGGGCTATCAGAACAGGAAGCTAAAAAAAGATTAAAAAAATTTGGAAAAAATGAATTGATTGAAAGAAAAGTAAGCCCATTCAGACAATTCATATCTCAATTTATGGAATATCCTATGGTTATATTGCTTGTAGCTAGTATAATATCATGGTTTGTTGGTGATATTTTAGATGCAACGGTAATACTGGCAGTTGTTTTTATAAATGCTGTAGTTGGATTTATACAGGAGTATAAAGCAGAAGCAGCGATGGAAAAACTAAAAAAATTAATTTCTCCTGAGGCGGTAGTAATAAGAAATGGCAAAAAAAGATACATACCATCTTCAGAATTAGTTCCTGGAGATATTGTAATAATCAGAGAAGGTGATACAGTTCCTGCAGATTTATGTATATTAGATGCATCAAATTTGACTATAGATGAATCAAGCATTACTGGAGAATCTGTGCCTGTAAAAAAAGCTGATAATCCTAAAAATGCAAAAAATACTAAAGATTTAATCGTGTACATGCAATCAAAGGTTGTATCTGGTTGGGGAAAAGGTGTGGTAATAGCAACTGGTATGAACACTGAAGTAGGTAAAATAGCTGAAGTAATTCAGGAAAAAGAAGAAAAAACACCATTACAAAAAAGAATAGCAAAATTAAGCAAAACATTAAGTGCTTTTGCACTTTCGGTTTGTGTCCTTGTTTTTATATTACAAACCCTAAAAGGATTGCCAATATTTAAAACATTTTTAACTGCTGTGGCACTTGCTGTAGCTGCTGTACCTGAAGGTTTACCTGCAGTTTTAACACTTACTTTAGCTTTAGGAATGCAAAAAATGGCGAAGAATAATGCTATAATAAGGAAATTACTCGCAGTTGAAACATTAGGTTCTTGTAATGTAATATGTACAGATAAAACTGGAACTTTGACAAAAAATGAAATGCGTGTAAGAGAAAGTTATTTACTTTCTGAAAATGCGTTTAAGGTTTGCACTCTTTGTAACAATGCAACAATTAATGAAAAAGCAATTGGCGATCCTACGGAGATAGCTCTACTACATTTTGCAAAAGAAAAAGGATACAAAAAAGAAGATTTAGAAAAGAAATATCCTAGAATTAAGGAAATACCTTTTGATAGCTCAAGAAAAATGATGAGTACCATACATAAAAAAGGTTCAAATTATTATGTTTTTACAAAAGGGGCTCCAGAAGTTGTATTAAAAAAATGCAAATATTTTGAATCAAATGGTAAAGTTCAAAAATTGGAAGAAGAAGACATAAAGGAATTTAAATATGTAATTAAAAAAATGGCAAATAAAGCATTAAGGGTTATGGCTTTAGCTTATAAAAAAACTACTGAATTAAATGGATTTGAGGAAGATTTAATATTTTTAGGATTTGTTGGAATGATGGATCCCCCAAGAAAAGAAGTATTTGAAGCTATAAAATTATGTAAAAAAGCAGGTATAGATATTGTAATGATAACTGGAGATCATAAAGATACAGCCTTTGCCATAGCCAAAGAACTGGGAATACTAAATGATAAGGATAAAATTTTAACAGGGGAAGAATTAGATAGAATGAGTGACAAAGAATTTGAATCAATAGTAGAGGATATTAAAGTTTATGCAAGAACTCTTCCAAGACAAAAATTAAGAATTGTCAAAGCTTTACAAAAGAAGGGTTATATAGTTGCAATGACTGGAGATGGTGTCAACGATGCTCCAGCACTCAAGAAAGCCTCAATAGGAGTTGCAATGGGGAGTGGGACAGACGTTGCTAAAGATACCGCGGACATGGTTCTTCAAGACGATAATTTCGCAACAATAGTTTTTGCTATAAAGGAAGGCAGGACAATATTCGCCAATATAAGAAGATTTGTAAAATTTCAATTATCAACTAACATTGGAGCTATATTATCAATTTTATCATCCTCTATTGCTGATTTACCTACTCCGTTCACACCTATACAGATATTATGGATTAACATAATAATGGATGGACCATTAGCTCAAGCATTGGGACTTGAACCTCCTGAAAAAGATATAATGGCAAAAAAACCTGTCAAAAGAGATATTCTATCATCTAAGTATTTAACTGAAATATTGTATAGTGGAGTTATTATGGCTATTGGAACTCTCCTAATTTATTACTTTTATTTAAACAAATTTCCTTCTAAGGCTGTTACCGTTGCATTCACAACTTTTGTTTTCTTTCAATTATTCAATGTGTTTAATTGCAAATCAAATGAGCCTGGTAATAAATTTTTGTTGATAGCATTGTTAGCATCAATTTTATTACAAATAATCATTGTTTATAATTCGTTTATGCAAAAAATATTTGGAACAACCTCACTACTTCCATTTGATTGGTTGTTTATCGTTTTAGTTTCTTCAACTATCTTAATCAACAAACTTTTGAGAAGGAAAAAATATGATATTAGTAATGAGTGGAACCGTTAA
- a CDS encoding translation initiation factor 1A (aeIF-1A) (COGs: COG0361 Translation initiation factor 1 (IF-1)~InterPro IPR016027: IPR006196: IPR018104: IPR012340: IPR 001253~KEGG: mth:MTH1004 translation initiation factor IF-1A~PFAM: S1 IF1 family protein~SMART: initiation factor 1A (eIF-1A)~SPTR: O27085 Translation initiation factor 1A~TIGRFAM: translation initiation factor eIF-1A~PFAM: Translation initiation factor 1A / IF-1~TIGRFAM: eukaryotic/archaeal initiation factor 1A) has translation MSRKGKNEEVRRVRIPKKGEMAGVVEQILGHGKLMVRCEDGKVRLTRIPGKMKKRVWIREGDIVLVKPWEFQKDERADVVWRYTRTEANWLERRGYLKDLG, from the coding sequence GTGTCGAGGAAAGGAAAAAATGAAGAAGTGAGACGTGTAAGAATACCTAAAAAAGGAGAAATGGCTGGTGTAGTTGAACAAATATTAGGTCATGGGAAACTTATGGTAAGGTGTGAAGATGGAAAAGTGCGATTGACAAGAATACCTGGGAAAATGAAAAAAAGAGTGTGGATAAGAGAAGGTGACATTGTACTTGTGAAGCCATGGGAGTTCCAGAAAGATGAAAGGGCAGATGTTGTATGGAGATATACAAGAACAGAAGCTAATTGGCTAGAAAGAAGAGGATATCTTAAGGATCTAGGATGA
- a CDS encoding (SSU ribosomal protein S18P)-alanine acetyltransferase (COGs: COG0456 Acetyltransferase~InterPro IPR016181: IPR000182: IPR006464~KEGG: mth:MTH999 N-terminal acetyltransferase complex, subunit ARD1~PFAM: GCN5-related N-acetyltransferase~SPTR: O27080 N-terminal acetyltransferase complex, subunit ARD1~TIGRFAM: ribosomal-protein-alanine acetyltransferase~PFAM: Acetyltransferase (GNAT) family~TIGRFAM: ribosomal-protein-alanine acetyltransferase) — protein MIIREFNPSDLKRVFEIEKASFKDPYPLGVLKMMYDIGAGFLVAQKNNNVVGYIIFWIQKNNEGHIISLAVDEKYRRQGIGTRLVNSAIKILKKFNVKEVSLEVRKSNKVAIKFYKALGFKKEGVVHKYYDDGEDALVMKKYL, from the coding sequence ATGATAATAAGAGAGTTTAACCCTTCAGACTTAAAAAGAGTATTTGAAATCGAAAAAGCATCCTTTAAAGACCCATATCCTCTTGGCGTATTAAAAATGATGTATGATATTGGCGCAGGTTTTCTTGTAGCTCAAAAAAATAATAATGTAGTAGGGTATATAATATTTTGGATTCAAAAAAATAATGAAGGTCACATAATTTCACTGGCTGTGGATGAAAAATATCGGAGACAAGGTATAGGAACCCGCCTTGTAAACTCTGCTATAAAAATTCTGAAAAAATTTAATGTTAAAGAAGTATCATTAGAAGTTAGAAAAAGCAACAAAGTGGCTATAAAATTTTATAAGGCTTTGGGATTTAAAAAAGAAGGAGTGGTGCATAAATATTATGATGATGGAGAAGACGCATTAGTAATGAAAAAATATTTATAA
- a CDS encoding Protein of unknown function UPF0146 (COGs: COG1255 conserved hypothetical protein~InterPro IPR005353~KEGG: mth:MTH1000 hypothetical protein~PFAM: Protein of unknown function UPF0146~SPTR: O27081 UPF0146 protein MTH_1000~PFAM: Uncharacterised protein family (UPF0146)), protein MWVDLAKYIIQQCSDKDKVVEVGVGKFFKVADYIKLNSNLHIILTDVKPMRSDVVKDDITSPNIKIYENAKIIYSIRPPIELYPYLIKIAEKTSSKLIIRPLSTESYKINGMRLINYGKASFYEYSRDFKKI, encoded by the coding sequence ATGTGGGTTGATTTAGCAAAGTATATCATCCAACAATGTTCTGATAAAGACAAAGTTGTTGAAGTAGGTGTAGGAAAGTTTTTCAAAGTAGCTGACTATATAAAACTTAATTCCAATCTTCATATAATTTTAACTGATGTAAAACCAATGCGTAGTGATGTTGTAAAAGATGATATAACATCGCCTAATATCAAAATATATGAAAATGCTAAAATTATTTATTCCATAAGACCTCCAATAGAATTATATCCATATTTAATAAAAATTGCAGAAAAAACAAGCTCAAAGCTTATTATAAGGCCGTTAAGCACTGAAAGTTATAAGATTAACGGCATGAGGTTGATAAATTATGGAAAAGCTAGCTTCTATGAATACTCAAGAGATTTTAAAAAAATTTAA